In the Candidatus Eremiobacterota bacterium genome, CCTCGTAAAATTAAATTTTCGTCCACCATATTTTTTAACGACGGAACCTTGAAAATATTGCCCACCCTGAAATCTCCCAGACCTGCCACCTCCTCGCAGGCATAGATGCCGCCGTCAGTCCCGAAGCCGAGTATTGATCGCCCAGCCCCGCAGGGGGAGCGGTCACACATGAAAGGTCTTTCCCTGGTGACTATGTTCCTTATCTGGTTCGTGAGATCTTCTATCTTGAGCCTGACGCCATGCTCCTTTGCAAAGTGGTAAGCCCTGTCCACCATTTCAAGGTAATGAGTTGCGAACTCCTCGGCCCTCGTGAGGGAGAACTCCAGCTCATCCTCGGCTCTCCCGATGCACGAAGAAAAATTGATGCGGAAGGACCTGATCCCCTTCGAGACAAAGAAATCAAAGACATCATTGTAGAAGAGTGGATCATCGACGACAGCAAGGACTCCCGGCGGCTTCCACTGCTCCCTTACCCGCTCGAAATTCTCCCATACTTTCCTGAACGAGCCTCTCCCATCAGAAAATACCCTGTGGCGGTCATGGATCTCCTCGGGACCGTCAATGCTGAATCCAAGCTCTGTATCATACTGCCTGAGCCAGTCAATGTCCTCACCGGTGACAAGTGAGCCGTTGGTCTGAATGCAGAAGGTGACCTTTTTCCTCCCTTCCCTGCCAAGCCGGTGAGCCCTGTCTATGAGGCGCTTCACTTCATCGATGACAAGAAAGGGCTCACCGCCGTGAAAATCTACGCAAAGGTGCCTCAGAGGCAGCTCTGTCAATATTTTGTCAATTATCTTCTCCCCGGTGGCAAGGGGCATCTTCTCCCGGTGAAGACCTGCCCTCGACAGGCAGTAATGGCAGCCGAAATTGCACTGCTCCGTGGGGTGCAGACAGAGAAATCCCGGATAGGTGTAGGTTTTTGAATGATCCCACAGGCTGCGCACATTACAGAAGTGCCTGCCGTTACTCTCAATAATGCCTTTCAGATAAAGCCTTGCCGCAAAATCGGCGGCCCTGTCACTGTCATCAATACCGTGCCCTTTTGCAAGGGAGATGAAATCCGGGAAGGCGAGGGGCCTCGTGAACTCTTTAAAAACCTGCCGTTCCCGGCCTTCGAGGACCATCCAGGAGGCTGATTCTTTTTCAATCACAAGGAGGCGCTCATCCCTTGGAAAGGAAGAGAGCCCCGGAGCCCTGGAGAGAATGGCATTGGCAGGTATCACCATAGTATCTTTGAGCGACATGGCTCTCTCCTCATCCTTGCACCATCAGCAGTTACTCAGTATTTTTTCTATAAGCGGGTTATTGTCAAGCTCCCAGAAGACCTGCTCATAGAATCTCTTGAGAGTCCGGCAGAGGGGATCTTCCCTTTCCACCTCATCATATGCAAGCGCAGTCCTCCTCGCACAGCCCCCTCCGCAGAAGGCTCTCACCTCGCATCGCCTGCAGCGGGGCACAAGCTCTTTATTTCTTGAGCACAACACCGCGAGAACCCTGTTTTTTTCCACAAACCGGGAGAGATCAGGCACTTCATCGATATGTCCAAGAAACACCGGCGAGGAGCTTCCCATATTCTGTAAGCCGCAGGAGTAGATATTTCCTTCACAGTCAAAGGACAGGGCTGAAATCCCGCAGGCACAGGGGACAGAGAAGCAGGGATGAGGTGAGGAGCCTGCGGGTGCACCGCGGTGAACCACCCGGCTCACCCTGTGAGAGAGCTCGTTGATTACCAGCGGCATACGGTGCTCCCAGCCGCACTGCGCAGCATGCCGAAGCATCTCAACGGAGCAGAGAGAAAAATCATCATCAGGTGAGCAGTGGCTCCCTGGACGAGTATCGGCAGATATTATCACTGCTCCATATCCCTCGCACACCAGAGCCGCAAGGGCACTCATGGATTCCTCGCGGTTCTTCGTCAGTGCTCTTGGTACGATGGTCAAACCTCTTTCCCTGGACTCCCCCATGAAACGCAGGGCACTTTCCCACTGGGCAGGGCTGCCGCGCAAGGAGCAGCAGACCTCTCCTGAGTGATCCTTAAGATAATCCCTGTGGCGCTCTTCAAAGAGCTTTTCCAGTGAGAGGGTGCTATGGACCTCTCTCTGGTGAGCTCTTGCCTTCTCTTCTATCACTGCCATGAAAGCACGGAACTCATCAAAGCATTTCCCCAGATCATCGATATGAATGTGCAGATGGAGCTTTTTATGGCAGGGTGCTCCCAGAGAAGCGCCGATGATCTTTTCAGCGAGAGCCTTTTCAAGAATATGGTGATCGCTTCCCGCACCGCCGCTTTTCATGAATTCAATGGTTATCCACCTGAATCCCTGCCGCTCTCTGTGTATCCCGTGGTCACCGGCAGATCTGCCTTTGCCGTTCAGAGTCACTATTCCCCTGTGATAGAGCC is a window encoding:
- a CDS encoding radical SAM protein, whose product is MSLKDTMVIPANAILSRAPGLSSFPRDERLLVIEKESASWMVLEGRERQVFKEFTRPLAFPDFISLAKGHGIDDSDRAADFAARLYLKGIIESNGRHFCNVRSLWDHSKTYTYPGFLCLHPTEQCNFGCHYCLSRAGLHREKMPLATGEKIIDKILTELPLRHLCVDFHGGEPFLVIDEVKRLIDRAHRLGREGRKKVTFCIQTNGSLVTGEDIDWLRQYDTELGFSIDGPEEIHDRHRVFSDGRGSFRKVWENFERVREQWKPPGVLAVVDDPLFYNDVFDFFVSKGIRSFRINFSSCIGRAEDELEFSLTRAEEFATHYLEMVDRAYHFAKEHGVRLKIEDLTNQIRNIVTRERPFMCDRSPCGAGRSILGFGTDGGIYACEEVAGLGDFRVGNIFKVPSLKNMVDENLILRGLYERTVENIPKCRKCTYKRFCGGGCTTKTFTWFGSFMRESPMCRFYQKVYHELFWKIHERPDMVELLSA
- a CDS encoding SPASM domain-containing protein — its product is MSISVIPQGKENVFIGKKPGSILARKGEKILVLVPETGAWDIIDSTKASFLARLEQPVLWSSLVLGKEPYEVKGLEALVQRLYHRGIVTLNGKGRSAGDHGIHRERQGFRWITIEFMKSGGAGSDHHILEKALAEKIIGASLGAPCHKKLHLHIHIDDLGKCFDEFRAFMAVIEEKARAHQREVHSTLSLEKLFEERHRDYLKDHSGEVCCSLRGSPAQWESALRFMGESRERGLTIVPRALTKNREESMSALAALVCEGYGAVIISADTRPGSHCSPDDDFSLCSVEMLRHAAQCGWEHRMPLVINELSHRVSRVVHRGAPAGSSPHPCFSVPCACGISALSFDCEGNIYSCGLQNMGSSSPVFLGHIDEVPDLSRFVEKNRVLAVLCSRNKELVPRCRRCEVRAFCGGGCARRTALAYDEVEREDPLCRTLKRFYEQVFWELDNNPLIEKILSNC